A section of the Streptomyces sp. CG1 genome encodes:
- a CDS encoding sugar phosphate nucleotidyltransferase: protein MIGLVLAAGAGRRLRPYTDSLPKALVPVGPAGIEDSITVLDLTLGNFAEIGLTEVAIIVGYRKEAVYERKAALEQKYGLKLTLIDNDKAEEWNNAYSLWCGRDALKDGVILANGDTVHPVSVEKTLLAARGEGKKIILALDTVKSLADEEMKVVVDAGKGMTKITKLMDPAEATGEYIGVTLIEGDAAPDLADALKTVWESDPQQFYEHGYQELVNRGFRIDVAPIGDVQWVEIDNHDDLAKGREIACRY, encoded by the coding sequence ATGATCGGCCTCGTGCTGGCGGCCGGCGCCGGACGGCGTCTGCGCCCATACACCGACAGCCTGCCCAAGGCACTGGTACCGGTGGGGCCGGCCGGCATAGAGGATTCGATCACCGTGCTCGACCTGACCCTCGGCAACTTCGCCGAGATCGGGCTGACCGAGGTCGCGATCATCGTCGGCTACCGCAAGGAGGCCGTCTACGAGCGCAAGGCGGCCCTGGAGCAGAAGTACGGCCTCAAGCTCACCCTCATCGACAACGACAAGGCCGAGGAGTGGAACAACGCCTACTCCCTGTGGTGCGGCCGTGACGCCCTCAAGGACGGTGTGATCCTCGCCAACGGCGACACCGTCCACCCGGTCTCCGTCGAGAAGACGCTGCTGGCCGCACGTGGCGAAGGTAAGAAGATCATTCTTGCCCTCGACACCGTGAAGTCCCTCGCGGACGAGGAGATGAAGGTCGTCGTCGACGCCGGCAAGGGCATGACGAAGATCACCAAGCTGATGGACCCCGCCGAGGCCACCGGCGAGTACATCGGCGTCACCCTGATCGAGGGCGATGCCGCTCCCGATCTGGCAGACGCGCTGAAGACGGTCTGGGAGTCCGACCCGCAGCAGTTCTACGAGCACGGGTACCAGGAGCTGGTCAACCGCGGCTTCCGGATCGACGTGGCGCCGATCGGCGACGTCCAGTGGGTCGAGATCGACAACCACGACGACCTCGCCAAGGGACGGGAGATCGCGTGCCGCTACTGA
- the galE gene encoding UDP-glucose 4-epimerase GalE, giving the protein MTWLITGGAGYIGAHVARAMACAGESVVALDDLSAAVPERLPADVPLVRGSTLDGELLARVFKEYGVTGVVHLAARKQVAESVAEPTRYYRENVGGLATLLDAVAGAGIRRLLFSSSAAVYGNPDVDLITEDTPCAPVNPYGETKLAGEWLVRAAGQAHGISTVCLRYFNVAGAAAPELADTGVFNIVPMVFDRLTRDEAPRIFGADYPTPDGTCIRDYIHVADLAEAHLAAARRLAGGDLSGDLTLNIGRGEGVSVRELITVIGEVTGDRREPVVEGRRPGDAPRAVASAERAAKELGWRAGRGVREMVESAWQGWQLHHGR; this is encoded by the coding sequence ATGACGTGGCTGATCACCGGCGGAGCCGGATACATCGGGGCACATGTGGCACGAGCCATGGCCTGCGCCGGGGAGAGCGTCGTGGCGCTGGACGACCTGTCGGCGGCGGTGCCCGAGCGGCTCCCGGCGGACGTCCCGCTCGTCCGGGGCTCGACACTGGACGGCGAGCTGCTCGCGCGGGTCTTCAAGGAGTACGGCGTCACGGGCGTCGTCCATCTCGCGGCGCGCAAGCAGGTCGCCGAGTCGGTGGCCGAGCCCACCCGTTACTACCGGGAGAACGTGGGCGGCCTCGCCACGCTGCTGGACGCGGTGGCCGGGGCCGGGATCCGGCGGCTGCTGTTCTCCTCGTCGGCGGCGGTGTACGGCAACCCCGACGTGGACCTGATCACCGAGGACACCCCGTGCGCGCCGGTGAACCCCTACGGCGAGACCAAGCTGGCCGGGGAGTGGCTGGTGCGGGCGGCCGGGCAGGCGCACGGCATCTCCACGGTGTGCCTGCGCTATTTCAACGTGGCGGGCGCGGCGGCGCCGGAGCTGGCGGACACGGGCGTGTTCAACATCGTGCCGATGGTCTTCGACCGGCTCACCCGCGACGAGGCTCCGCGGATCTTCGGTGCCGACTATCCGACGCCGGACGGCACCTGCATCCGGGACTACATCCATGTGGCCGACCTGGCCGAGGCGCATCTCGCGGCGGCGCGGCGGCTCGCGGGCGGGGACCTGTCCGGCGATCTGACGCTGAACATCGGCCGGGGCGAGGGTGTCTCGGTGCGCGAGCTGATCACGGTCATCGGGGAGGTCACCGGGGACCGCCGGGAGCCCGTGGTGGAGGGACGCCGGCCGGGGGACGCGCCGCGTGCCGTCGCCTCGGCCGAGCGGGCCGCGAAGGAGCTGGGCTGGCGGGCCGGGCGCGGGGTGCGCGAGATGGTGGAGTCGGCCTGGCAGGGGTGGCAGCTGCACCACGGCCGCTGA
- a CDS encoding iron-containing alcohol dehydrogenase family protein — protein sequence MPLLTRLIPSPVVVDIRPGALDDLAAVLADERIAQSGRLAVAVSGGSGTKLRERIAPSLPGASWYEVGGGTLDDAIRLAGEMKSGHYDAVVGLGGGKIIDCAKFAAARVGLPLVAVPTNLAHDGLCSPVATLDNDAGRGSYGVPNPIAVVIDLDVIREAPARFVRAGIGDAISNINAVADWELSNRVTGEKIDGLAAAMARQAGEAVLRHPGGIGENGFLQVLAEALVLSGISMSISGDSRPSSGSCHEINHAFDLLFPKRAAAHGEQCGLGAAFAMYLRGAHEEAVHTAVVLRRHGLPVLPEEIGFTLDEFVRAVEFAPETRPGRYTILEHLDLKTNQIKDIYADYVKAIGS from the coding sequence GTGCCGCTACTGACCCGGCTCATTCCCTCGCCGGTCGTCGTCGACATCCGCCCGGGTGCCCTGGACGACCTGGCCGCGGTCCTCGCCGACGAGCGCATCGCGCAGTCCGGCCGGCTCGCCGTCGCCGTCAGCGGCGGCTCCGGCACCAAGCTGCGCGAACGCATCGCCCCCTCGCTGCCCGGCGCCAGCTGGTACGAGGTCGGCGGAGGCACCCTCGACGACGCGATCCGGCTGGCCGGCGAGATGAAGTCCGGCCACTACGACGCGGTGGTCGGGCTCGGCGGCGGCAAGATCATCGACTGCGCCAAGTTCGCCGCGGCCCGCGTCGGCCTGCCCCTGGTCGCCGTACCGACGAACCTCGCGCACGACGGTCTGTGCTCGCCGGTCGCCACGCTCGACAACGACGCCGGGCGCGGCTCCTACGGTGTGCCGAACCCGATCGCGGTCGTCATCGACCTGGACGTGATCCGCGAGGCCCCGGCCCGCTTCGTGCGGGCCGGCATCGGTGACGCGATCTCCAACATCAACGCGGTCGCGGACTGGGAGCTGTCCAACCGGGTCACCGGCGAGAAGATCGACGGTCTCGCCGCGGCCATGGCCCGCCAGGCCGGCGAGGCGGTGCTGCGCCACCCCGGCGGCATCGGCGAGAACGGCTTCCTCCAGGTGCTCGCCGAGGCGCTGGTCCTCAGCGGCATCTCGATGTCGATCTCCGGCGACTCCCGGCCGTCCTCCGGCTCCTGCCACGAGATCAACCACGCCTTCGACCTGCTGTTCCCCAAGCGGGCGGCCGCCCACGGCGAACAGTGCGGACTCGGCGCGGCCTTCGCGATGTATCTGCGCGGGGCCCACGAGGAGGCGGTGCACACCGCCGTCGTGCTGCGCCGGCACGGGCTCCCGGTGCTCCCGGAGGAGATCGGCTTCACCCTGGACGAGTTCGTCCGCGCGGTGGAGTTCGCCCCCGAGACCCGGCCCGGCCGCTACACGATCCTCGAGCACCTCGACCTCAAGACGAACCAGATCAAGGACATCTACGCCGACTATGTCAAGGCCATCGGTAGCTGA
- a CDS encoding cation diffusion facilitator family transporter, translated as MGAGHDHGHAHSHAPATGTAAAAYRGRLRIALGITLTIMVVEIVGGLLADSLALIADAAHMATDAVGLGMALLAIHFANRPPSTNRTFGYARAEILAALANCLLLLGVGGYVLYEAVERFVTPADTRGGLMVVFGLIGLVANSVSLTLLMRGQKESLNVRGAFLEVAADALGSGAVLLSGAVILTTGWQIADPVASIVIGLMIVPRTLKLLRETLDVLLEAAPKNVDMTEVRAHILALDGVEDVHDLHAWTITSGMPVLSAHVVVSLDALSAIGHEKMLHELQGCLGDHFDVEHCTFQLEPGGHAEHEARLCH; from the coding sequence ATGGGGGCAGGGCACGACCACGGGCATGCGCACAGCCATGCGCCGGCCACGGGTACGGCCGCGGCGGCGTACCGGGGCCGACTGCGGATCGCGCTGGGCATCACGCTCACGATCATGGTGGTGGAGATCGTCGGCGGTCTGCTCGCGGACTCGCTCGCGCTGATCGCGGACGCGGCGCACATGGCGACCGACGCGGTGGGCCTCGGCATGGCCCTGCTCGCGATCCACTTCGCGAACCGCCCGCCGAGCACCAACCGCACCTTCGGCTACGCCCGTGCCGAGATCCTCGCCGCCCTGGCCAACTGTCTGCTGCTGCTCGGGGTCGGCGGATACGTCCTGTACGAGGCGGTCGAGCGGTTCGTGACGCCCGCGGACACCCGCGGCGGCCTGATGGTCGTGTTCGGTCTGATCGGCCTGGTCGCGAACTCGGTCTCGCTGACCCTGCTGATGCGCGGGCAGAAGGAGAGCCTGAACGTGCGCGGTGCCTTCCTGGAGGTCGCCGCCGACGCGCTGGGCTCGGGGGCGGTGCTGCTCTCCGGCGCGGTGATCCTGACCACCGGCTGGCAGATCGCCGACCCCGTCGCCTCGATCGTCATCGGCCTGATGATCGTGCCGAGGACGCTGAAGCTGCTGCGCGAGACGCTGGACGTACTGCTGGAAGCGGCCCCGAAGAACGTCGACATGACCGAGGTGAGGGCGCACATCCTGGCGCTGGACGGCGTGGAGGACGTACACGACCTGCACGCCTGGACGATCACTTCGGGCATGCCGGTGCTGTCGGCGCACGTGGTGGTCAGCTTGGACGCGCTCAGCGCCATCGGCCACGAGAAGATGCTCCACGAGCTGCAGGGCTGCCTCGGTGATCACTTCGACGTGGAGCACTGCACCTTCCAGCTGGAGCCGGGCGGGCACGCGGAGCACGAGGCTCGCCTGTGCCACTGA
- a CDS encoding ATP-binding protein, which produces MDNHGRGDGPRPAGAERPPDPLPYEGVWRFTAAAVDASVPQARHAVRDLLLRQGVPVSDELEYGLLLIVSELVTNAVRHAALLSPTLAVEVAVGAEWVRVSVEDNHPYRPTALEADHGQTGGRGLLLVREVAREAGGTVDVEHTASGGKVIWAALPLKPATLP; this is translated from the coding sequence ATGGACAACCACGGGCGCGGGGACGGCCCGCGCCCAGCGGGGGCCGAGCGGCCGCCCGATCCGCTGCCGTACGAGGGCGTCTGGCGCTTCACCGCCGCCGCGGTGGACGCCTCGGTCCCGCAGGCCCGGCATGCCGTCCGGGACCTGCTGCTGCGCCAGGGCGTGCCGGTCTCCGACGAGCTGGAGTACGGCCTGCTGCTGATCGTCTCCGAGCTGGTCACCAACGCGGTCCGGCACGCGGCGCTGCTGTCGCCGACGCTGGCCGTGGAGGTCGCCGTCGGAGCCGAGTGGGTGCGGGTGTCCGTGGAGGACAACCATCCCTACCGCCCGACGGCCCTGGAGGCCGACCACGGCCAGACCGGCGGCCGGGGCCTGCTCCTGGTCCGCGAGGTGGCGCGGGAGGCGGGCGGAACCGTCGACGTGGAGCACACCGCGAGCGGCGGCAAGGTGATCTGGGCCGCCCTGCCGCTCAAGCCCGCGACACTGCCGTAG
- a CDS encoding enoyl-CoA hydratase/isomerase family protein, with product MEPQLSHHIEGAVATVVIRHPAKRNAMTAAMWRALPPLLEAFACDQGVRALVLTGEGGTFCAGADISTLQGSPAEAQALAVAAEEALAAFPKPTLAAVRGHCVGGGAQLAAACDLRLAEEGALFGVTPARLGIVYPASSTRRLVSLVGPATAKYLLFTAELLDAGRALGTGLVDEVLPEGELDKRVAELTRILVSRSQLTQAAAKEFAGGRTDRDAHWAERAQGNPDTAEGVAAFLERRQPRFTWSVSTSG from the coding sequence ATGGAGCCCCAGCTGTCGCATCACATCGAAGGCGCCGTCGCCACCGTCGTCATCCGTCACCCGGCCAAGCGCAACGCCATGACCGCGGCCATGTGGCGGGCGCTGCCCCCGCTGCTGGAGGCGTTCGCGTGCGACCAGGGCGTGCGGGCGCTGGTGCTGACCGGGGAGGGCGGGACCTTCTGCGCGGGCGCCGACATCAGCACGCTCCAGGGCTCACCGGCCGAGGCCCAGGCGCTCGCGGTGGCGGCCGAGGAGGCGCTCGCCGCGTTTCCCAAGCCGACCCTGGCCGCCGTGCGCGGGCACTGCGTGGGCGGCGGGGCGCAGCTCGCGGCGGCCTGCGATCTGCGGCTGGCCGAGGAGGGCGCACTGTTCGGGGTGACGCCGGCGCGGCTCGGGATCGTCTATCCGGCCTCATCGACCCGCCGGCTGGTGTCGCTGGTGGGCCCGGCCACCGCCAAGTACCTGCTGTTCACAGCCGAGTTGCTCGACGCCGGGCGGGCGCTCGGCACCGGGCTGGTGGACGAGGTACTGCCGGAGGGCGAACTGGACAAGCGGGTCGCGGAGTTGACCCGGATCCTGGTCTCCCGCTCGCAGCTGACCCAGGCCGCCGCGAAGGAGTTCGCGGGCGGCCGGACCGACCGGGACGCCCACTGGGCCGAGCGGGCCCAGGGCAACCCCGACACCGCGGAAGGGGTCGCCGCGTTCCTGGAGCGCCGGCAGCCGCGCTTCACCTGGAGCGTGTCTACGTCAGGCTGA
- a CDS encoding HdeD family acid-resistance protein translates to MVKAGKRTDRAASLHRGFSLLAVLGVILVLAGLVGLFYTAIATLTSMLLFGWLLLIGGIVGLLHAVQARGTSFFWLGVVVAALNIAAGVVVIRLPHAAAAALTMFAALLFLSAGLFRLVGSMVVRGPQFGWTLLLGVFDLLLGVLVLGHWPSSSQYVIGAFFSLALLFDGLGLVATGYGGRRIVGLVSEPGPRGPIPPD, encoded by the coding sequence ATGGTCAAGGCCGGCAAGCGCACAGACAGGGCGGCGAGCCTGCACCGGGGATTCAGCTTGCTCGCCGTGCTCGGCGTGATCCTCGTACTCGCCGGGCTCGTCGGACTCTTCTACACCGCGATCGCCACGCTCACCTCCATGCTGCTGTTCGGCTGGCTGCTGCTGATCGGCGGGATCGTCGGCCTGCTGCACGCGGTCCAGGCTCGCGGCACCAGCTTCTTCTGGCTCGGCGTCGTCGTCGCCGCCCTCAACATCGCGGCCGGCGTCGTCGTCATCCGGCTGCCGCACGCGGCGGCCGCCGCGCTGACCATGTTCGCCGCGCTGCTGTTCCTCTCCGCCGGCCTGTTCCGGCTGGTCGGCAGCATGGTCGTGCGCGGACCCCAGTTCGGCTGGACGCTGCTGCTCGGCGTCTTCGACCTGCTGCTCGGGGTCCTGGTCCTCGGGCATTGGCCGAGCAGCAGCCAGTACGTCATCGGGGCCTTCTTCTCGCTCGCCCTGCTCTTCGACGGTCTCGGTCTCGTGGCCACCGGCTACGGCGGGCGCCGTATCGTCGGGCTCGTCTCCGAGCCGGGGCCGCGCGGGCCCATACCACCCGACTAG
- the idi gene encoding isopentenyl-diphosphate Delta-isomerase, with product MPITPATATHSTSNGTEEAILLELVDEKGVTIGTAEKLAAHQPPGQLHRAFSVFLFDEQGRLLLQQRALGKYHSPGVWSNTCCGHPFPGEAPFAAAARRTFEELGVSPSLLAEAGRVRYNHPDPASGLVEQEYNHLFVGLVQAPLAPDPEEIGGTAFVTAAELTERHERDPFSAWFMTVLDAARPAIRELTGPSAGW from the coding sequence ATGCCGATCACACCTGCCACCGCGACGCACAGCACGTCGAATGGCACCGAAGAGGCGATTCTGCTGGAACTGGTCGACGAGAAGGGTGTCACTATCGGTACGGCGGAGAAGCTCGCCGCCCACCAGCCTCCCGGGCAGCTGCACCGCGCGTTCTCGGTGTTCCTCTTCGACGAACAGGGCCGGCTGCTGCTCCAGCAGCGGGCCCTCGGCAAGTACCACTCCCCCGGTGTCTGGTCCAACACCTGCTGCGGCCACCCCTTCCCCGGTGAAGCGCCGTTCGCCGCCGCGGCCCGGCGCACGTTCGAGGAGCTGGGTGTGTCCCCCTCGCTGCTCGCGGAGGCGGGCCGGGTCCGCTACAACCACCCGGACCCGGCCTCGGGCCTGGTCGAGCAGGAGTACAACCACCTGTTCGTCGGCCTGGTGCAGGCGCCGCTCGCCCCGGACCCGGAGGAGATCGGCGGGACCGCCTTCGTGACGGCGGCCGAGCTGACGGAGCGGCACGAGCGCGACCCGTTCTCGGCGTGGTTCATGACCGTCCTGGACGCGGCCCGCCCGGCGATCAGGGAACTGACGGGCCCGTCCGCGGGCTGGTGA
- a CDS encoding CDP-alcohol phosphatidyltransferase family protein: MSRPSVAELRPVVHPAGVKDRRSGEHWAGRLYMREVSLRIDRYLVTTRVTPNQLTYLMTVCGVLAAPALLVPGIWGAVLGVVATQLYLLLDCVDGEIARWKKQYSLNGVYLDRVGAYLTDAAVLVGLGLRAADLWGSGRIDWLWAFLGTLAALGAILIKAETDLVGVARHQAGKPPVQEAAAELRSSGMALARKAAAALKFHRLILGIEASLLILVLAIVDQIRGDLFCTRLGTAVLAGIALLQTLLHLVSILASSRLK, from the coding sequence ATGTCAAGGCCATCGGTAGCTGAACTCCGTCCGGTCGTCCACCCCGCGGGGGTGAAGGACCGGCGCAGCGGTGAGCACTGGGCGGGACGCCTCTACATGCGCGAGGTGTCCCTGCGTATCGACCGCTACCTGGTCACCACCAGGGTCACGCCCAACCAGCTCACGTACCTGATGACCGTCTGCGGCGTGCTCGCGGCCCCGGCCCTGCTGGTGCCGGGGATCTGGGGCGCCGTGCTCGGCGTGGTCGCCACCCAGCTGTATCTGCTGCTGGACTGCGTCGACGGCGAGATCGCCCGCTGGAAGAAGCAGTACTCGCTCAACGGGGTCTACCTGGACCGTGTCGGCGCCTACCTGACCGACGCGGCCGTCCTGGTGGGCCTCGGCCTGCGCGCCGCCGACCTGTGGGGCAGCGGCCGTATCGACTGGCTGTGGGCCTTCCTCGGCACCCTGGCCGCGCTCGGCGCCATCCTGATCAAGGCCGAGACCGACCTGGTCGGCGTCGCCCGGCACCAGGCCGGCAAGCCGCCCGTGCAGGAGGCCGCCGCGGAGCTGCGCTCCTCCGGCATGGCGCTGGCCCGCAAGGCCGCCGCGGCGCTCAAGTTCCACCGCCTCATCCTCGGTATCGAGGCCTCGCTGCTGATCCTGGTCCTCGCGATCGTCGACCAGATCCGCGGCGACCTGTTCTGCACCCGGCTCGGTACGGCCGTCCTCGCCGGTATCGCCCTGCTGCAGACCCTGCTGCACCTGGTGTCCATCCTCGCCTCCAGCAGGCTGAAGTGA
- a CDS encoding DUF5941 domain-containing protein: MPTAIVTGQPVPGSSLENDLRALGFDVRVAADAAEAETLLAAAPAAERVALVDARFVGHPHALRLGLTDPRFPLSAVPGAVTAQPAARQELTRAVARETSAGGGTALAVDSLADRIVTALDTDGCAVHRPELGSLVAAVPADPQARNEARQAVAAVDDEAVRLKSAVKSRDGFFTTFFISPYSRYLARWCARRGLTPNQVTTASLLTALIAAGCAATGTRAGFVAAGVLLIASFVLDCTDGQLARYALKYSTLGAWLDATFDRAKEYAYYAGLALGAARGGGHDDVWALALGAMVLQTCRHVVDFSFNEANHDATANTSPTAALSDKLDSVGWTIWLRRMIVLPIGERWAMIAILTAATTPRITFYVLLIGCAFAAAYTTAGRVLRSLTRKARRTDRAAQALADLADSGPLTEAVRRVLERGPAGLAVPAVAFLGGAAVVACSALTGHGSVLPVIGALVYVLTSALAVARPLKGTLDWLVPPFFRAAEYGTVLALAGKAGVNGALPAAFGLVAAVAYHHYDTVYRIRGDAGAPPAWLVRAIGGHEGRTLLVTVLAAVLTAPQFTVALTVLAVAVALVVLVESIRFWVSAGAPAVHDEGEPA, encoded by the coding sequence TTGCCGACCGCCATCGTCACCGGTCAGCCGGTCCCCGGATCGTCCCTGGAGAACGATCTGCGGGCGCTCGGTTTCGACGTCCGGGTGGCAGCGGACGCCGCCGAGGCCGAGACCCTGCTCGCCGCCGCTCCGGCCGCCGAGCGCGTGGCCCTGGTCGACGCCCGCTTCGTCGGGCACCCGCACGCGCTGCGCCTCGGCCTGACCGACCCGCGCTTCCCGCTCTCCGCCGTCCCCGGCGCCGTCACCGCCCAGCCGGCCGCCCGGCAGGAGCTGACCCGGGCGGTGGCCCGTGAGACCTCGGCCGGCGGCGGTACGGCGCTCGCCGTGGACAGCCTCGCCGACCGCATCGTCACCGCCCTCGACACCGACGGCTGCGCGGTGCACCGGCCGGAGCTGGGCAGCCTGGTCGCCGCCGTCCCCGCCGACCCGCAGGCCCGCAACGAAGCCCGCCAGGCCGTCGCCGCCGTCGACGACGAGGCCGTACGCCTGAAGTCGGCCGTGAAGTCCCGTGACGGCTTCTTCACCACGTTCTTCATCAGCCCCTACTCGCGCTATCTCGCCCGCTGGTGCGCCCGCCGCGGCCTGACCCCGAACCAGGTCACCACGGCCTCGCTGCTCACCGCCCTGATAGCGGCCGGCTGCGCGGCGACGGGCACGCGCGCGGGGTTCGTCGCGGCCGGCGTCCTGCTCATCGCCTCCTTCGTCCTGGACTGCACCGACGGCCAGCTCGCCCGCTACGCGCTGAAGTACTCCACGCTCGGCGCCTGGCTCGACGCCACCTTCGACCGGGCCAAGGAGTACGCCTACTACGCCGGCCTCGCGCTGGGAGCGGCCCGCGGCGGCGGCCATGACGATGTATGGGCCCTCGCACTCGGCGCGATGGTCCTGCAGACCTGCCGGCACGTGGTCGACTTCTCGTTCAACGAGGCCAACCACGACGCCACCGCCAACACCAGCCCCACCGCCGCCCTCTCCGACAAGCTCGACAGCGTCGGCTGGACGATATGGCTGCGGCGGATGATCGTGCTGCCCATCGGCGAGCGCTGGGCGATGATCGCCATCCTGACCGCGGCCACCACGCCCCGGATCACCTTCTACGTCCTGCTGATCGGCTGCGCCTTCGCGGCGGCCTACACCACGGCCGGTCGCGTGCTGCGGTCCCTGACCCGCAAGGCGCGGCGGACCGACCGGGCCGCCCAGGCGCTCGCGGACCTCGCCGACTCCGGTCCGCTCACCGAGGCCGTGCGGCGCGTGCTCGAGCGCGGCCCGGCGGGCCTCGCCGTGCCCGCCGTCGCCTTCCTCGGCGGTGCCGCGGTTGTCGCCTGTTCCGCCCTCACCGGCCACGGCTCGGTGCTGCCGGTGATCGGCGCCCTGGTCTACGTCCTGACCTCGGCTCTCGCCGTCGCCCGCCCCCTCAAGGGCACCCTCGACTGGCTGGTCCCGCCCTTCTTCCGGGCCGCCGAGTACGGCACCGTCCTGGCCCTGGCGGGTAAGGCGGGGGTAAACGGAGCGCTTCCTGCGGCTTTCGGCCTGGTGGCCGCCGTCGCCTACCATCACTACGACACGGTGTACCGCATCCGCGGCGACGCCGGGGCGCCGCCGGCCTGGCTGGTGCGCGCCATCGGGGGGCACGAAGGGCGGACGCTGCTGGTCACCGTTCTGGCCGCGGTGCTCACCGCCCCGCAGTTCACGGTCGCGCTCACGGTCCTCGCCGTGGCCGTCGCCCTCGTGGTGCTCGTCGAGAGCATCCGTTTCTGGGTCTCCGCAGGGGCCCCAGCTGTACACGACGAAGGAGAACCCGCATGA